The genomic window CATGATGTCGGCGATCTCCTGGTAGGCGAAGCCCTCGACGTCGGCGAGGTACACCGCCATCCGGAAATCTTCGGGGATCGACTGCAACGCGTCCTTCACGACGGATGCCGGCATGTGGTCGATCGCTTCGGCCTCGGCCGAACGGGCGCTGCTCGCGGTGGTCGATTCGGCTCCGCCGAGCTGCCAGTCCTCGAGATCGTCGATCGCGCTCTGGTAGGGCTCGCGCTGCTTCTTGCGATACGTGTTGATGTACGTGTTCGTCAGGATGCGGTAGAGCCACGCCTTCAGATTGGTGCCCTGCGTGAACGTCGCCCACGAGCCGAAGGCCTTCACGAAGGTCTCTTGCACGAGATCGGCGGCGTCGGCCGGGTTGCGCGTCATGCGCATCGCTGCGGCGTACAGCTGATCCATGAAGGGCAGCGCCTGCTCTTCGAACTGTGCGCGGGGCTCCGCCTGCGGGCCGGCGTCTGCGGTGTCGTTCATCGCGCGCCAGTCTACGTCGAGCGTGTCGGCGACCACCGGGATGGCCTCCGGCAGGCGGTCGCGTTCGAGAAGTGCGGTCACGTGTCGTCCCCTTTCAGTAGGCTAGGAACCGATGACTCCCCTCGGGTATTCCCCTTCCGCCGCCACTCCCCGCGGTGAGTGGGACGCGCCCGTGTCCGACGGCCCCCTGGATGCCACGGTCACCGTGCCGGGTTCGAAGTCGCTGACCAATCGCGAACTGATCCTCGCCGCGATCGCCGACGGCCCCGGCACGCTGCACGGACCGCTGCACTCCGACGATTCCGCGCGCATGGTCGACGCGTTGCGCGTCCTCGGCGTCGGGATCGACGAGGTCGACACCGGCTCGCCGTTCGGCCCCGACCTGCTGGTGACCCCTCCGTCCTCGTTCTTGGGCGACGGCACGATCGACTGCGGCCAGGCCGGAACCGTCATGCGGTTCATCGCCCCCGTGGCGGGCTTCGCCCGTGGCGACGTGCACGTCACCGCCCACGAGAGCGCGCTGCACCGTCCGATGGGCGCCATGATCCACGCCCTGCGCGACGTCGGTGTCGACATCGACGACGGTGGCCACTGGGCCCTGCCGTTCTCGGTGCGCGGGCACGGACACGTGCGCGGCGGCGAAGTCGAGATCGATGCGAGTCAGTCGAGCCAGTTCGTCTCGGGGCTGCTGCTCGCGGCCGCACGCTTCGACGTGGGGCTTCACCTGCGTCACGTCGGCTCGCGCCTGCCCAGCATCCCGCACATCGACATGACCGTCGAAGCCCTCGCCCACCGCGCCGTGCACGTCGAACGCCCCGCTCCCGGCGAGTGGATCGTGCCGGCCGGCCCCGTGCGCGCGAAGGACGTGGCGATCGAACCCGATCTCTCCAACGCCTCGCCGTTCCTCGCCGCGGCGATGGTCACGGGCGGCTCCGTCACCGTCACGGGCTGGCCGTTGCACAGCACTCAGCCGGGCGCTCTGCTCGTCGACATCCTCGCCGAGATGGGAGCCCGCGTCAGCCGTCGCGGCGGCGCCCTCACCGTGGCCGCCGGAGACGACGGCATCCTGGGTGTCGATCTCGACCTGTCCGCGGCGGGCGAGCTGGCGCCGACTTTATTCGGCCTGGCGGCGTTCGCCGACGGCCCCACCACGCTCCACGGGATCGGGCACATCCGCGGTCATGAGACCGATCGCATCAGCGCCCTCGTCGGAAACCTCCGCTCGCTCGGCGGCGAGGCCCACGAGCTCGACGACGGCATCCGCATCGTGCCGCGGCCTCTCGTCGGCGGCGAGTGGAAGGCCCACCACGACCACCGTCTCGCCACCACCGGCGCCCTGATCGGTCTGCGTGTTCCCGGCGTGCGGATCGACGACATCGGAACCACCGCCAAGACCCTCCCCCAGTTCGCGGCGCTGTGGCAGGCGATGCTGCGCGCTCCCCGCGTGTGAGCGAGCAGCGACCGTGAGCTGGCTCGACGACGCCGACGACGACGAGGACGACCTCCGCTACGACGAGTCGTCCATCCGCGTCCGCCCCAATCCCAAGGCGAACAGGCCGCGGACGAAACGGCGTCCCGCCCACGCCGACGCGCAGATCGCCCGCGTGCTCGGTGTCGACCGCGGCCGCTACACGGTCCTCGTCGACGAGGACGGCCCCGAGGAACGTCGCGTGCTGGCCACTCGCGCGCGCGAGCTCCGCAAGCAGCCCATCGTCAACGGCGACCGCGCCCGCGTCGTCGGCGACCTCACGGGCGACGAAGGCACCCTCGGGCGCATCATCGGTCTCGAGGAGCGCACGTCTCTGCTGCGCCGCAGCGCCGACGACACCGACCAGGTCGAGCGCGTGATCGTGGCCAATGCCGACCAGATGCTCGTCGTGGTCGCCGCGGCCGACCCCGAACCCCGCGCCCGCCTCGTCGACCGCTACCTCGTGGCGGCGCTGGATGCCGGCATCCGTCCCCTGCTCGTCGTCACCAAGACCGACCTGGCCGATCCGACGGAGTTCCTCGCGCACTTCGTCGGTCTCGACCTGCGCGTGTTCACCAGCGCGCAGGGGCAGATGCCCCTCGACGAGATCGGCGAGGCTCTCGTCGGCCATTCGACGGTGTTCGTGGGGCACTCGGGCGTGGGGAAGTCGACGCTGGTGAACGCCCTCACGGGATCGGAGCGCGCGATCGGTCATG from Microbacterium testaceum includes these protein-coding regions:
- a CDS encoding sigma-70 family RNA polymerase sigma factor, with translation MNDTADAGPQAEPRAQFEEQALPFMDQLYAAAMRMTRNPADAADLVQETFVKAFGSWATFTQGTNLKAWLYRILTNTYINTYRKKQREPYQSAIDDLEDWQLGGAESTTASSARSAEAEAIDHMPASVVKDALQSIPEDFRMAVYLADVEGFAYQEIADIMKTPIGTVMSRLHRGRRLLRDLLSDYAKERGIQAATGEKK
- the aroA gene encoding 3-phosphoshikimate 1-carboxyvinyltransferase codes for the protein MTPLGYSPSAATPRGEWDAPVSDGPLDATVTVPGSKSLTNRELILAAIADGPGTLHGPLHSDDSARMVDALRVLGVGIDEVDTGSPFGPDLLVTPPSSFLGDGTIDCGQAGTVMRFIAPVAGFARGDVHVTAHESALHRPMGAMIHALRDVGVDIDDGGHWALPFSVRGHGHVRGGEVEIDASQSSQFVSGLLLAAARFDVGLHLRHVGSRLPSIPHIDMTVEALAHRAVHVERPAPGEWIVPAGPVRAKDVAIEPDLSNASPFLAAAMVTGGSVTVTGWPLHSTQPGALLVDILAEMGARVSRRGGALTVAAGDDGILGVDLDLSAAGELAPTLFGLAAFADGPTTLHGIGHIRGHETDRISALVGNLRSLGGEAHELDDGIRIVPRPLVGGEWKAHHDHRLATTGALIGLRVPGVRIDDIGTTAKTLPQFAALWQAMLRAPRV
- the rsgA gene encoding ribosome small subunit-dependent GTPase A, whose product is MSWLDDADDDEDDLRYDESSIRVRPNPKANRPRTKRRPAHADAQIARVLGVDRGRYTVLVDEDGPEERRVLATRARELRKQPIVNGDRARVVGDLTGDEGTLGRIIGLEERTSLLRRSADDTDQVERVIVANADQMLVVVAAADPEPRARLVDRYLVAALDAGIRPLLVVTKTDLADPTEFLAHFVGLDLRVFTSAQGQMPLDEIGEALVGHSTVFVGHSGVGKSTLVNALTGSERAIGHVNTVTGRGRHTSSSAVSLRYRGRAGSGWVIDTPGVRSFGLGHVDPAHVLGAFTDLAEVAEECPRGCTHLPDAPDCAIVEAVESGRLGPGAAARLDSLQRLLTTFQGIERSRLEG